From Virgibacillus natechei, the proteins below share one genomic window:
- a CDS encoding catalase, protein MDDKSSSENNRNKKGGEDEKDEQLEQYRRKNTGPGKKMTDENGVRVSNDRWSLRAGRRGPHLLQDFHFYKKQTHFNRERIPEKVVHARGFGVYGDFEAYKSMKHVTRTHFLGEAGRKTPVFTRFSNFIGSKGSKDTAVDIRGFAVKFYTQEGNYDSLSLQFPVFILADAMKFMDVTHAAKPNPKTEIPQATVAQDAFWDYVANNQESAHMVMWLMSMRGRPRSWRMMAGWPINTFRFINEQGKSTFVRFKWEPKLGVHSLLLDEANVIGGVDPDFHRRDIIEAIEKGAYPEYELGVQLIAEEDEFKFDFDVLDDTKLWPEEEVPVEIIGKLTLNRLVDNFFAEEEQSVFDPANVVPGIEFTNDPVLQGRAIAYRDTELYRQSSANIEDIPVNRPIVERNYNLRDSYQRHRIDVDYVNYHENSLAGNTPAEASPEEGGYVHYPGEVEGHVTRERPSKSFFDFFSQSRLFWNSLSDVEKQDLVETFIFHLQYVKSKSVRQQNVDMWVNVDKEMAYIMAEELDVDLPKGSHVPVTKSSPAISQLNTPYYAYTQKVGVLIGNGFNGQEVRNVLHILQQNGVFMDIISEKLGTVTGDDGTKIEVNETFLTKYPVLYDSIYVVGGSAKNQAKFDQGIMEFVNEAYKHFKPIGISSTGQSYIQGSEKNNFAGVVFSTNNPNFGEDFVSAIAQQRFWNRE, encoded by the coding sequence ATGGATGATAAGTCATCATCAGAAAACAATAGAAATAAAAAAGGTGGTGAGGATGAAAAAGATGAGCAGCTAGAACAGTATAGAAGAAAAAATACAGGACCAGGAAAGAAGATGACAGATGAGAATGGAGTAAGAGTTTCAAATGATCGCTGGAGCTTAAGAGCAGGAAGGCGTGGTCCCCATTTATTACAAGACTTTCATTTTTATAAAAAACAGACACATTTTAACCGGGAACGAATACCAGAAAAAGTAGTTCATGCTAGGGGATTCGGAGTATATGGGGACTTTGAAGCTTATAAGTCAATGAAACATGTCACTAGAACTCACTTTCTGGGAGAGGCTGGACGCAAGACCCCTGTATTTACTCGATTCTCTAATTTTATCGGAAGTAAAGGGTCGAAGGATACAGCAGTAGATATTCGTGGCTTTGCGGTCAAGTTTTATACACAAGAAGGAAATTACGATTCCCTATCACTCCAATTCCCTGTCTTCATTCTAGCAGATGCGATGAAATTTATGGATGTGACACATGCAGCTAAACCGAACCCGAAAACAGAAATCCCACAAGCGACTGTGGCACAAGATGCTTTTTGGGATTATGTAGCGAATAATCAGGAATCAGCTCATATGGTGATGTGGCTCATGTCTATGCGAGGCCGTCCGAGAAGCTGGCGCATGATGGCGGGCTGGCCGATCAATACATTTCGGTTTATTAATGAACAAGGAAAATCGACTTTTGTTCGATTTAAATGGGAGCCTAAGCTTGGCGTTCACTCCTTGTTACTTGATGAAGCGAATGTAATCGGAGGGGTAGATCCAGACTTCCATCGCCGGGATATCATAGAAGCAATAGAAAAAGGAGCATACCCTGAATATGAATTAGGTGTACAGTTAATTGCTGAAGAAGACGAATTTAAATTTGATTTTGATGTTTTAGATGATACAAAGCTTTGGCCAGAAGAAGAAGTTCCTGTTGAAATTATCGGTAAGTTGACATTAAATCGGCTTGTAGATAATTTTTTTGCAGAGGAAGAGCAGTCGGTATTTGATCCAGCCAATGTTGTTCCAGGAATCGAGTTCACGAATGATCCTGTCCTCCAGGGTAGAGCGATTGCTTATAGAGATACAGAACTGTATCGACAAAGTTCAGCAAATATTGAGGATATCCCAGTTAACAGACCAATCGTAGAAAGGAACTACAACCTGCGAGACAGCTATCAGAGACACCGGATTGATGTTGATTACGTAAATTATCATGAGAATTCATTAGCTGGAAATACACCAGCAGAGGCCTCTCCTGAGGAGGGTGGATACGTCCATTATCCCGGAGAAGTGGAAGGCCACGTAACGAGGGAACGACCAAGCAAATCGTTTTTTGATTTTTTCTCACAATCCAGACTTTTTTGGAACAGCTTATCAGATGTAGAAAAGCAAGACCTTGTGGAAACTTTTATCTTTCATCTGCAGTACGTGAAAAGTAAATCGGTTAGGCAGCAAAATGTCGATATGTGGGTAAATGTTGATAAAGAGATGGCATATATTATGGCCGAAGAACTTGATGTAGATCTTCCAAAAGGGTCTCATGTTCCAGTAACAAAAAGTTCACCAGCCATTAGTCAATTAAATACACCCTATTATGCTTATACTCAAAAAGTTGGTGTGTTGATAGGCAATGGATTTAATGGGCAAGAAGTTAGAAATGTATTGCATATTTTGCAGCAAAATGGAGTATTTATGGATATTATTAGTGAAAAGCTTGGTACAGTTACAGGAGACGATGGAACCAAAATTGAAGTGAATGAGACATTTCTAACCAAATATCCTGTCCTATATGACTCGATCTACGTCGTCGGTGGAAGTGCTAAAAATCAAGCGAAATTTGACCAGGGCATTATGGAGTTCGTAAATGAAGCATATAAACATTTTAAACCAATAGGCATTTCCTCAACTGGGCAGTCTTATATTCAAGGATCTGAAAAAAATAACTTCGCAGGCGTCGTTTTTTCCACAAATAATCCAAACTTCGGAGAGGACTTTGTCTCTGCAATCGCTCAGCAACGATTTTGGAATAGAGAATAG
- a CDS encoding (2Fe-2S)-binding protein, with protein sequence MDKMIICRCEEVALKDVKETFSKYGCSAREVKLRTRAGMGYCGGRTCRPAVDAVLEEVTGEKPSNEIPLKVQPPVRPVPLSVLGGK encoded by the coding sequence ATGGATAAGATGATTATCTGTAGGTGTGAAGAAGTAGCTTTAAAAGATGTCAAAGAAACGTTTAGTAAATACGGATGCTCAGCTCGTGAAGTCAAACTGCGCACACGAGCCGGTATGGGTTATTGCGGTGGACGTACATGCAGGCCAGCGGTTGATGCTGTATTGGAAGAGGTAACAGGAGAAAAACCGAGCAACGAAATTCCGTTGAAGGTCCAGCCTCCTGTCAGACCAGTACCATTATCCGTGTTGGGAGGTAAATAA
- a CDS encoding DUF2332 domain-containing protein has translation MDIATISERFKVFAHRECRGSSDLYEYLSEHIAMDEKLLAICTKVQQGQPIPNLFFGAVHYLLLKGTEHGLKDFYESIVESPKKTEQCFPYFKDFCQLNKDEIISVMKSRLVQTNEVRRCSYLYPSFSFVYEKVKKPLALIEIGTSAGLQLLWDKYSYSYETDVVYGNNYSTVHINGQVKGERLPYLPNNSPPVACRIGIDLHVSDLNSAEDYLWLKALIWPEHTERRDLLASAADYVKINHINFVEGDGVALLPDILKGIPEDAVICVFHTHVANQLSKQDKVQLLQHIKNSGKERDIFHLYNNIQDGDLHLDYYIDGYEHTSTVGETDSHGRWFSWNLS, from the coding sequence GTGGACATTGCAACAATTTCCGAACGATTTAAAGTTTTTGCTCATCGAGAATGTAGGGGATCAAGTGACTTATATGAGTATTTGTCTGAACATATAGCTATGGATGAGAAATTATTAGCTATATGCACCAAAGTGCAACAAGGGCAACCTATTCCTAATTTATTTTTTGGTGCTGTTCATTATCTTTTACTCAAAGGAACAGAGCATGGTTTAAAAGACTTTTATGAAAGTATTGTAGAATCTCCGAAAAAGACAGAGCAATGTTTTCCTTATTTCAAGGATTTTTGCCAGTTGAATAAAGATGAAATTATTTCAGTAATGAAAAGTAGGCTGGTTCAAACAAATGAGGTGAGGCGGTGCAGTTATCTCTATCCAAGTTTTAGCTTTGTGTATGAGAAGGTGAAGAAACCTTTAGCGTTAATAGAGATAGGAACGAGTGCTGGTTTGCAACTGCTGTGGGATAAGTATAGCTATTCCTATGAAACAGATGTAGTTTACGGAAATAATTATTCTACTGTACATATAAACGGGCAAGTGAAAGGTGAGCGCCTACCATATTTACCTAATAACAGCCCACCGGTAGCCTGCAGAATTGGTATTGATTTACATGTCAGTGATCTTAACAGTGCTGAAGATTATTTATGGTTAAAAGCGTTAATTTGGCCTGAACATACAGAAAGACGGGATTTGCTTGCAAGCGCGGCAGATTATGTCAAAATAAACCATATAAATTTTGTCGAAGGGGATGGGGTAGCTTTACTGCCTGATATCCTCAAAGGAATCCCTGAAGATGCAGTGATATGCGTCTTTCACACACATGTTGCGAACCAATTATCGAAACAAGACAAAGTACAACTTCTCCAGCACATTAAGAATAGTGGCAAGGAGAGAGACATTTTTCATCTGTACAATAATATACAAGACGGTGACCTTCATCTGGATTATTATATAGATGGATATGAACACACTAGTACTGTAGGAGAAACAGATAGCCATGGCCGATGGTTCAGCTGGAATCTGTCATAA
- a CDS encoding YjcZ family sporulation protein, whose product MSYVHHKAQGGDFALIVVLFILLIIVGTAFGSW is encoded by the coding sequence ATGTCATATGTTCATCATAAAGCACAGGGTGGCGATTTCGCTTTGATCGTGGTGTTGTTCATTCTATTAATTATCGTAGGTACAGCATTTGGCTCTTGGTAA
- the dpsA gene encoding dipicolinate synthase subunit DpsA: protein MVNNQNILIMGGDARYLEVIKRLSKDGANVFLIGFDQLSFDDTNIKQSTLETMDFSMLDAITLPVAGTNTAGEIEATYSDQTIYLTKNIIAESPADCTIYTGTSNPFLDNLAKSTNRKLVRLFARDDMAILNSIPTAEGALRLAMEEKDITIHGSHVMVLGFGRVGITVARLFSSVGANVRVAVRKSSDISRIIEMGLEPVRLENLDQSINDIDICMNTIPYPVIDSTIISSMKSSALIIDLASKPGGTDFTFADNQGIQSLHALGLPGKSAPKSAGRIIAGVLAELLDN from the coding sequence ATGGTAAACAATCAGAACATACTCATCATGGGTGGAGATGCCAGGTATCTGGAGGTCATTAAACGATTGTCTAAGGACGGAGCAAACGTATTTTTAATTGGATTTGATCAGTTAAGCTTTGATGATACGAACATTAAACAATCAACGCTCGAAACAATGGACTTTAGTATGCTAGACGCGATAACCTTACCTGTTGCTGGCACAAATACAGCTGGAGAAATAGAAGCTACTTATTCTGATCAAACCATTTATCTAACCAAGAATATAATAGCTGAGTCTCCAGCAGATTGCACAATTTATACAGGAACATCCAATCCTTTTTTAGATAACCTAGCGAAATCAACCAATAGGAAATTAGTGCGTTTATTTGCGCGCGACGACATGGCTATATTAAATTCCATTCCCACTGCTGAAGGTGCGTTACGATTGGCAATGGAAGAAAAGGATATTACGATTCACGGATCTCACGTAATGGTACTTGGATTTGGAAGAGTCGGGATTACAGTTGCACGACTGTTCTCCTCTGTAGGAGCTAACGTACGTGTAGCTGTACGAAAGTCTTCTGATATCTCCCGCATTATCGAGATGGGGTTAGAGCCTGTACGACTTGAAAACTTAGATCAAAGCATTAATGATATTGATATTTGTATGAATACGATCCCATATCCAGTTATCGATTCAACTATTATTTCGTCCATGAAATCGTCCGCCCTCATTATTGATCTTGCTTCAAAACCAGGCGGAACTGACTTTACATTTGCTGATAATCAAGGTATTCAATCTTTACATGCGCTCGGATTACCTGGTAAGTCTGCTCCTAAGTCTGCTGGGAGAATCATTGCTGGCGTACTCGCAGAATTGTTAGATAACTAA
- the acs gene encoding acetate--CoA ligase, which translates to MDLNGILQVVSNSKLVYPDKEKEQATSIGSNEAFEELLEQSRKDPASFWDSVARELIWYEPWQETISGNLPDFRFFEGGISNPCVNLLDKHVDNGAGNRTALIWEGENGDTKFYTYNMLLAEVNRFANVLRSFGVKKGDCVAIYLPNLSEAFIAVLACFRIGAVYNTIFSGYSEKSLKDRLTNFEPKVIVTADATQRRGKIIPLKEKVDHVMETISPVEAVIVVNRLDADIQMSNGRDYWWDELTQKASIYSKPERIEANDPGIVFYTSGTTGKPKGVVHSGMAFVIQNYIYAKYHMDHRPDDVFWCTADVGWLTMHIWGIVGSLANGVTTVVYEGAPDYPTKDRFYEIIEKYRVNKLFTAPTALRMLKSMGEKAMQPYDLSCLEVISLVGEPFDIESWKWTYEVLGKKNIYVNNTWGQTETAGSPISGAAWLTPMKPGAAGVPFLGAEFDIVDAEGNSVEPGTLGNLIIKEPFPMLCRTLWKEPERYYGTYFSQVDGSYFASDLALLDEDGYLWVVGRSDDALNVAGHRLSTMEMESAVLECEGVSEAAVIGIPDEIKGEVPVVFARLVDDVDNTDKIKDKINQRIEQQIGKISLPKAIVFAESLPKTVSGKIMRRLLKEIVEKGTVTSDITGLEDPDSVEHVKEIMDSKTPIK; encoded by the coding sequence ATGGATTTAAACGGTATTTTACAAGTGGTATCAAATAGTAAGCTCGTTTATCCGGACAAAGAAAAGGAACAAGCTACATCCATTGGAAGCAATGAAGCGTTTGAAGAACTTCTTGAGCAATCACGAAAAGATCCTGCCTCCTTTTGGGACAGCGTCGCACGTGAACTTATTTGGTATGAACCATGGCAGGAAACAATAAGTGGCAATCTTCCTGATTTCCGTTTCTTTGAAGGTGGAATTAGTAACCCTTGTGTCAATTTACTTGATAAGCATGTTGATAACGGTGCAGGAAACCGAACTGCTCTTATTTGGGAAGGTGAAAACGGCGATACAAAATTTTATACGTATAACATGCTACTTGCAGAAGTAAATCGATTTGCGAACGTCCTACGATCTTTTGGGGTCAAAAAAGGGGATTGTGTTGCTATTTACCTGCCCAATCTCTCAGAGGCATTCATTGCTGTACTAGCATGTTTTCGCATTGGGGCCGTTTATAACACCATTTTCTCTGGCTATTCGGAAAAATCATTAAAAGATCGCCTTACCAATTTTGAACCCAAAGTTATTGTAACCGCCGATGCAACTCAGCGCCGTGGCAAAATAATTCCTTTAAAAGAAAAAGTCGATCACGTTATGGAGACTATCTCTCCCGTTGAAGCGGTTATTGTGGTCAATCGTTTAGATGCAGACATTCAAATGAGTAACGGTCGTGATTATTGGTGGGACGAGCTCACCCAAAAAGCAAGTATTTACTCCAAACCTGAAAGAATAGAAGCAAATGATCCTGGTATTGTATTTTATACAAGTGGAACTACTGGAAAACCAAAAGGCGTTGTCCATTCCGGGATGGCATTTGTAATTCAAAATTACATTTATGCCAAATACCATATGGATCATCGCCCTGACGATGTGTTCTGGTGTACTGCTGACGTCGGATGGTTAACCATGCATATTTGGGGAATTGTCGGATCCCTAGCAAACGGTGTGACAACCGTTGTTTATGAAGGGGCACCCGATTATCCCACGAAAGATCGCTTTTACGAAATCATTGAAAAATACCGAGTGAATAAATTATTCACAGCTCCTACTGCACTCAGAATGTTAAAGAGCATGGGCGAAAAAGCGATGCAGCCATATGATCTATCCTGTCTTGAGGTGATTTCTCTCGTTGGGGAACCATTTGACATAGAATCATGGAAGTGGACATATGAAGTACTAGGCAAGAAAAATATTTATGTCAATAACACATGGGGGCAAACAGAAACTGCTGGGTCTCCTATTTCTGGGGCAGCGTGGCTAACCCCCATGAAACCAGGAGCAGCAGGAGTTCCTTTTCTAGGTGCAGAATTCGATATTGTTGATGCTGAGGGAAATTCCGTTGAACCTGGTACATTAGGAAATTTAATTATTAAGGAGCCATTTCCAATGCTGTGCCGCACACTCTGGAAAGAACCTGAACGCTACTATGGCACCTATTTCAGCCAAGTTGATGGCAGTTACTTCGCTAGTGATTTGGCTTTGCTAGATGAAGATGGTTACTTATGGGTCGTTGGTCGTTCTGATGATGCGCTCAATGTTGCAGGACATCGATTGAGTACGATGGAGATGGAGAGTGCTGTTTTAGAATGCGAGGGGGTTTCAGAAGCCGCTGTTATCGGAATCCCTGATGAAATAAAAGGTGAAGTTCCAGTCGTATTTGCTCGTTTAGTAGATGATGTTGATAACACGGATAAAATAAAGGACAAGATAAACCAACGTATCGAACAGCAAATCGGTAAAATTTCGCTTCCGAAAGCTATTGTTTTTGCTGAATCATTGCCGAAGACAGTCAGTGGGAAAATCATGCGTCGATTGTTAAAGGAAATCGTTGAAAAAGGAACCGTTACCAGTGACATCACCGGACTTGAAGATCCAGATTCTGTGGAACATGTAAAAGAAATCATGGATTCCAAAACACCAATAAAGTAA
- a CDS encoding NAD(P)/FAD-dependent oxidoreductase → MTKEHTEVAIIGGGIMGCAIAYYISKAGIDCTLIEKGDIASGTSSRCDGNVTIVDKDPGFDSKMSMVSQELTVDLGKDLKMPFEYRALGSILVCDNDAELQAAEDWVKIQNEAGLKFNMLDRSDIRQESPYFADDIPGGLESETDSLINPYLFCYSLIDRAKDYGLKVRTQTEVTSISKKEDFTIETTNGTFTAEKVVNAAGVWAPFIGEMLDVEIPIVPRKGHIMVGSRQEPVMMRNVMEFGYLMNKFERERIADPQTQEHGVALVLEPTESQNFLLGSSREFIGFDGRVDINVVKTMAKRAMRFFPKMDDFNMIRAYTGFRPWTKDHLPIVSTVEQVPGFYIAAGHEGDGISLATVTGKLIEELIQGKETIIPAEPLSYERFVKSPVS, encoded by the coding sequence ATGACGAAGGAACATACAGAAGTTGCTATTATCGGTGGCGGCATTATGGGGTGTGCGATTGCCTATTACATTTCCAAAGCTGGAATCGATTGCACGCTGATTGAAAAGGGGGATATTGCAAGTGGTACATCTTCTCGCTGTGACGGAAATGTTACCATCGTTGACAAGGATCCAGGCTTTGACAGCAAGATGTCCATGGTCAGCCAAGAACTAACCGTCGATCTGGGAAAAGATCTGAAAATGCCATTTGAATATCGCGCCCTAGGAAGTATACTTGTCTGTGATAATGATGCTGAATTGCAAGCTGCAGAAGATTGGGTGAAAATTCAAAATGAAGCCGGTTTAAAATTTAATATGCTTGATCGCTCAGATATCCGCCAGGAATCTCCTTACTTTGCTGATGATATCCCGGGTGGCCTTGAAAGTGAAACGGATTCGCTCATCAATCCGTATTTATTTTGCTATTCGCTCATTGATCGGGCAAAGGATTATGGACTTAAAGTTCGTACACAAACTGAAGTGACCTCTATTTCCAAAAAAGAGGACTTCACCATTGAAACAACAAATGGAACATTTACAGCCGAAAAAGTGGTGAACGCAGCTGGTGTTTGGGCACCTTTCATTGGCGAGATGCTGGATGTGGAGATTCCGATTGTACCTAGAAAGGGGCATATTATGGTCGGATCGAGACAAGAGCCAGTTATGATGCGGAATGTCATGGAGTTCGGTTACTTGATGAATAAATTTGAACGCGAGCGCATTGCGGATCCACAAACGCAGGAACATGGTGTAGCGCTTGTGCTGGAGCCAACCGAAAGCCAGAATTTCCTGCTTGGAAGCAGTCGGGAGTTTATAGGTTTTGATGGCAGGGTTGACATCAATGTCGTGAAAACAATGGCAAAACGGGCAATGCGCTTTTTCCCGAAAATGGATGATTTTAATATGATTCGTGCATATACTGGTTTTCGACCATGGACAAAAGACCACTTGCCAATTGTTTCAACGGTTGAGCAGGTACCTGGATTCTATATTGCGGCAGGTCATGAAGGGGACGGGATCAGTCTCGCAACCGTCACGGGAAAATTAATTGAAGAATTAATACAAGGGAAAGAAACGATTATCCCTGCTGAACCATTGAGTTATGAACGTTTTGTGAAGTCTCCGGTTTCGTAA
- a CDS encoding nucleotidyltransferase domain-containing protein, which produces MKMSGDLAAQKYIESHFPDCDVALLAGSSARGELTEHSDLDMVIVDETQSSPFRQCVFCFDWDIELFVFTNISLSLAFETSRLEGIPTIPRMCVDGHIIKDNGSAKDIQLVAKDYMEKGPVKWTEEQQNYQRFIITDLLQDLNSSIHKEEKLFVAHKLFDFASEYVLRVNEHWIGQGKWMYRSLSEFDKSFSDEFIDAYQLFMRTGDDVPFTAFIDSMLEPYGGRLFDGYKESLF; this is translated from the coding sequence ATGAAAATGTCAGGAGATCTAGCTGCACAAAAATATATTGAATCCCATTTCCCTGATTGTGATGTTGCTCTTTTGGCAGGGAGTAGCGCAAGAGGCGAATTAACGGAACACTCCGATTTAGATATGGTTATTGTTGATGAAACACAATCATCCCCCTTTCGTCAATGTGTGTTTTGTTTTGATTGGGATATCGAACTCTTTGTATTTACTAACATTTCCTTATCCTTAGCCTTTGAAACAAGTCGCCTAGAAGGCATTCCAACTATTCCACGTATGTGTGTTGATGGTCATATTATAAAAGACAACGGTTCAGCGAAAGACATCCAACTTGTAGCTAAAGACTATATGGAAAAAGGGCCTGTTAAATGGACAGAAGAACAGCAGAATTACCAGCGATTTATCATCACAGACTTGCTTCAGGATTTAAATAGCTCCATTCATAAAGAAGAAAAATTATTTGTTGCACATAAACTTTTTGATTTCGCTTCTGAATATGTATTAAGAGTAAATGAACATTGGATTGGACAAGGAAAATGGATGTATCGTTCTCTAAGTGAATTTGATAAATCATTTTCTGACGAGTTTATAGACGCGTATCAGCTATTTATGAGAACTGGAGACGATGTACCTTTTACTGCATTCATTGACAGCATGCTAGAACCTTATGGTGGTCGACTCTTTGATGGGTACAAAGAGTCTTTATTTTAA
- a CDS encoding NAD(P)/FAD-dependent oxidoreductase, translating to MYDVIIIGAGPAGLSAAIASREWEAHVLVLDEFPKPGGRLLGQLHQEPNGEWWNGIKETGILMDKAEELNIDVRCGISAHHTEKTADGFTVHTNEGTFDAENLLIATGAAESAAPIPGWTLPGVMSIGAAQVMTNVHRVRVGDKGIVVGVNVLSAAIARELQLADVELHSMALPAVNPVTKDHGDPGKVMDGLVRIAHLAPSAFLRFGSKFAKAAWVRKLAVKFYPKGGVKMWGMPIHIRKSVVEINGNEEVESVTICDITPDGTPIKGSEKTVDVDFVCIAGGLYPLAELAAVTGCPFQYIEELGGQVPVHNEQMETPIEGLYVAGNITGIESAKVARAQGTVAGLSIAKQKVKDLADIEYRVDEAKQKVKAIRKEASIQFHPGIDEGRSKIEKAFQDYSNVT from the coding sequence ATGTATGATGTTATTATCATTGGTGCCGGCCCCGCTGGTTTGTCGGCTGCGATTGCTTCCCGTGAGTGGGAAGCGCATGTGCTTGTTCTTGATGAATTTCCGAAACCAGGCGGGCGACTCTTGGGCCAACTTCACCAGGAACCGAATGGAGAGTGGTGGAATGGCATCAAAGAAACCGGGATTCTAATGGATAAGGCCGAAGAGCTGAATATCGATGTTAGATGCGGGATTTCTGCGCATCATACTGAAAAAACAGCTGACGGGTTTACCGTACATACGAACGAAGGAACGTTTGATGCTGAAAACCTGCTGATAGCCACAGGAGCAGCGGAATCGGCTGCACCAATCCCTGGCTGGACGCTTCCCGGTGTTATGTCAATAGGAGCGGCGCAAGTGATGACGAATGTTCACCGCGTACGAGTAGGAGATAAAGGGATCGTTGTTGGTGTCAACGTATTGTCGGCTGCCATCGCAAGAGAACTGCAATTGGCAGACGTCGAACTTCATAGCATGGCGCTCCCTGCAGTCAACCCTGTTACAAAAGACCACGGTGATCCTGGAAAAGTAATGGATGGGCTGGTTCGGATTGCTCACTTAGCTCCGTCTGCTTTCCTCCGCTTCGGCAGCAAATTTGCCAAAGCCGCATGGGTGCGAAAACTAGCTGTTAAATTTTATCCAAAAGGCGGCGTTAAGATGTGGGGAATGCCTATTCACATCCGTAAATCCGTCGTTGAAATAAATGGCAATGAAGAGGTGGAGTCGGTTACGATTTGCGATATTACACCCGATGGTACGCCAATAAAAGGAAGCGAAAAAACGGTGGACGTCGATTTTGTGTGTATTGCCGGTGGACTATATCCACTAGCAGAACTAGCTGCTGTGACTGGATGTCCGTTCCAATACATCGAAGAACTGGGTGGCCAAGTCCCTGTCCATAATGAACAGATGGAAACACCAATAGAAGGTTTGTATGTCGCCGGAAACATAACGGGTATTGAAAGTGCCAAGGTTGCCAGAGCACAAGGTACGGTCGCAGGCCTTTCCATTGCCAAGCAAAAAGTGAAGGATCTGGCAGACATAGAATACAGGGTGGATGAAGCAAAACAAAAGGTAAAAGCAATTCGCAAAGAAGCTTCTATTCAGTTTCATCCCGGGATTGACGAAGGACGTTCAAAAATAGAAAAAGCATTTCAAGATTATAGCAACGTAACATGA
- a CDS encoding CBS domain-containing protein — translation MQQNLGNIMTSNVFTIKETQSLQEAASVMSEHNIGVVPVVNNSGQMTGIITDRDITLRSTAQGEAAQTPVSQAMTAQQVVQATPDMDVHEAAEMMSQQQIRRLPVVENGQIVGMVALGDIAVDNQYDNEAEEALSSISTPSAPQK, via the coding sequence ATGCAACAAAACTTAGGAAACATCATGACTTCAAACGTATTTACTATTAAGGAAACACAGTCCCTACAGGAGGCTGCATCCGTGATGAGTGAGCATAATATTGGGGTTGTTCCGGTTGTTAATAATAGTGGTCAAATGACTGGTATTATAACAGACCGTGATATTACACTCCGCTCAACAGCACAGGGGGAAGCTGCACAAACACCTGTATCTCAAGCGATGACTGCTCAACAAGTTGTTCAAGCTACACCGGATATGGATGTACATGAAGCGGCAGAAATGATGTCTCAACAACAAATTCGTCGTTTACCAGTTGTGGAAAATGGACAGATCGTAGGGATGGTTGCCTTAGGTGATATTGCTGTAGATAATCAATATGATAATGAGGCAGAAGAGGCATTGTCGAGTATTTCAACACCTTCAGCACCTCAGAAATAA
- a CDS encoding 2-keto-4-pentenoate hydratase yields the protein METNIDEIASKLLKAHQTKVPIDFIRNDYTLDEQTAYNVQEQLVQKKCKLYHEEISGYKISMTSRETQSLANTNEPAYGTLTTNSLVKNKATLSLSNLFDPLVEPELMFVLSEDLTIGATEDEILSKCKIAAGLEIPDSRYKDWFPHFSLADLLCDNGVVGHVVISELVRPPSINELETIKMDLYHNGKNIGEGVSNNVLGNPASAVAWLTKKLAERNISLKKGMIISSGTFISPLRVEEGTYEATYHTIGNVTITFTE from the coding sequence GTGGAAACAAACATAGATGAAATAGCAAGTAAACTGCTAAAAGCACATCAGACAAAGGTTCCAATTGATTTTATCCGAAATGATTATACGCTCGATGAACAGACCGCATACAACGTACAGGAACAACTCGTTCAGAAGAAATGTAAGCTTTATCATGAAGAGATCAGTGGCTATAAGATCAGTATGACAAGTCGGGAAACGCAGAGCCTTGCGAATACCAATGAGCCAGCATATGGCACGTTGACAACAAACAGTCTTGTCAAGAACAAAGCTACTCTTTCTTTATCTAATCTTTTTGATCCACTCGTCGAACCAGAATTAATGTTTGTACTATCTGAGGATTTAACCATCGGAGCAACAGAAGATGAGATTCTTTCCAAATGTAAAATTGCTGCTGGGTTGGAAATTCCCGATTCCCGCTACAAGGATTGGTTTCCTCATTTTTCATTAGCTGACCTTTTATGTGATAACGGTGTCGTGGGACATGTCGTAATTTCAGAACTTGTTCGCCCACCATCCATCAATGAATTAGAAACAATTAAAATGGATCTTTATCATAATGGCAAGAATATCGGTGAAGGAGTCTCAAACAATGTGCTAGGAAACCCAGCATCAGCCGTAGCATGGCTTACGAAGAAGCTTGCAGAACGTAATATAAGCTTAAAAAAAGGAATGATCATCTCCTCAGGTACATTTATCTCTCCACTAAGGGTCGAAGAAGGTACCTATGAGGCTACATATCATACAATCGGTAACGTTACCATTACATTCACAGAGTAA